One window from the genome of Cricetulus griseus strain 17A/GY chromosome 2, alternate assembly CriGri-PICRH-1.0, whole genome shotgun sequence encodes:
- the Dffa gene encoding DNA fragmentation factor subunit alpha isoform X2 — MALLRGASAPDPDDVRPLKPCLLRRNHSRDQHGVAASCLEELRSKACEILAIDESLAPVTLVLAEDGTIVDDDDYFLCLPSNTKFVALACNEKWTYNNSDGGTAWVSQESFDADETDSGVGVKWRNVARQLKEDLSSVIRLSEEDLQALIDIPCSELARELCQSCATVQGLQNTLQQVLDQREEARQSKQLLELYLRALEKEGDILSNQEESKAALSEDLDAVDTGISKEMASDVALTSRILTTLREKPSPELSLSSQDLELVSKEDPKALAVALNWDIKKAETVQQACNTELTLRLQQMQSLRSLRNFSARKNPLPGEQQSPKRAKQDPE; from the exons ATGGCGCTGTTGCGGGGAGCCAGCGCCCCGGACCCGGACGATGTCCGGCCTCTCAAGCCGTGTCTGCTGCGCCGCAACCACAGCCGCGATCAGCACGGCGTGGCGGCCTCCTGCCTCGAGGAGCTGCGGAGCAAAG CTTGTGAAATCCTGGCCATTGATGAGTCCCTGGCCCCGGTCACGCTGGTGCTGGCAGAGGACGGTACAATAGTGGACGACGACGACTACTTCCTCTGTCTGCCCTCCAACACCAAGTTTGTGGCCCTGGCCTGCAATGAGAAATGGACATACAACAATTCGG ATGGAGGAACAGCCTGGGTTTCCCAAGAGTCCTTCGATGCCGACGAGACAGACAGTGGGGTAGGGGTGAAATGGAGGAACGTGGCCAGACAGCTGAAAGAGGACCTGTCCAGCGTCATCCGGCTGTCAGAAGAGGACCTCCAA GCACTCATCGACATCCCATGTTCAGAGCTGGCTCGGGAACTTTGCCAAAGCTGTGCCACTGTCCAAGGGCTCCAGAACACACTCCAGCAGGTGCTTGACCAGAGAGAGGAGGCCCGCCAGTCCAAGCAGCTCCTGGAACTTTATCTCCGGGCCTTGGAGAAGGAGGGCGACATCTTGTCCAACCAGGAAG AGTCCAAAGCTGCCCTCAGTGAAGACTTGGATGCGGTTGACACGGGCATCAGCAAAGAGATGGCTTCAGACGTGGCACTGACGAGCCGAATCCTTACCACACTGAGGGAGAAGCCTTCTCCAGAGCTGAGTTTATCTAGTCAGGATTTGGAG TTGGTCTCCAAGGAGGACCCCAAAGCCCTGGCTGTTGCTTTGAACTGGGACATAAAGAAGGCAGAAACAGTCCAGCAGGCCTGCAACACGGAGCTCACCCTGCGCCTACAGCAAATGCAGAGCTTGCGTTCACTCAGGAATTTTTCAGCGAGGAAGAACCCACTGCCTGGGGAACAGCAGAGTCCCAAACGAGCCAAACAGGACCCCGAGTAG
- the LOC100765487 gene encoding centromere protein S isoform X4: MEEAEAEEQQRFSHRQRLKAAVHYTVGCLCQEVALDKQVQFSKQTIAAISEVTFRQCENFAKDLEMFARHAKRSTVTTEDVKLLARRSNSLLKYITEKNEEIAQLNLERKAKKKRKPEDENRDFMELDADVVGSDS; this comes from the exons ATGGAGGAGGCGGAGGCTGAGGAGCAGCAGCGGTTCTCTCACCGGCAG AGGCTGAAGGCAGCAGTTCACTACACAGTCGGCTGTCTTTGCCAGGAAGTTGCGTTGGATAAACAGGTGCAGTTCAGCAAGCAGACCATTGCAGCCATCTCGGAGGTGACTTTTCGACAGTGCG AAAATTTTGCCAAAGACCTTGAAATGTTTGCCAG ACATGCAAAAAGAAGCACAGTCACCACTGAGGACGTGAAGCTCTTAGCCAGGCGGAGTAATTCACTG CTAAAATACATCACCGAGAAAAATGAAGAGATTGCTCAGCTTAACCTAGAGCGAAAGGCCAAGAAGAAACGGAAGCCAGAGGATGAGAACAGGGACTTCATGGAGCTGGATGCTGATGTGGTAGGAAGTGACAGTTAA
- the LOC107977343 gene encoding formin-like protein 14, with protein MTLRLPPPPPPPPHRAGISVVRRQALDSNPGPCACVPSEHSANYAQLLLPSAPTAQPQPGDSGDSGEAGGGLGVRRAPPRPFPLPGTRRPAPARTPFTSYLPVREPLLLLSLRLLHHRGAPRQASPPASQIFPLYVRDGLRRGSKREAPPPRSARAPWRQLAEGPCWREGYPSTPRPLP; from the coding sequence ATGACCTTACGCTtgcctccgcctccgcctcccCCGCCCCACCGCGCCGGGATCTCGGTCGTTCGCCGCCAGGCGCTGGactcgaacccagggccttgcgcATGCGTGCCGAGCGAGCACTCTGCCAACTACGCCCAGCTCCTCCTCCCTTCAGCGCCCACGGCCCAGCCTCAGCCCGGGGACAGCGGGGACTCAGGAGAAGCGGGAGGAGGCCTCGGGGTCCGCCGCGCCCCGCCGCGCCCGTTCCCTCTCCCCGGAACCCGCCGTCCTGCCCCTGCGCGGACCCCGTTTACGTCCTACCTGCCGGTGAGAGAACCGCTGCTGCTCCTCAGCCTCCGCCTCCTCCATCACCGCGGAGCGCCCCGGCAGGCGAGCCCCCCGGCCAGTCAGATTTTCCCGCTCTACGTCCGCGACGGGCTGCGCAGAGGGTCAAAGCGCGAAGCGCCTCCTCCCCGGTCCGCGCGCGCCCCCTGGCGTCAGCTCGCGGAAGGGCCTTGCTGGCGTGAGGGCTACCCCAGCACCCCGCGCCCGCTTCCTTAA
- the LOC100765487 gene encoding centromere protein S isoform X3 has protein sequence MEEAEAEEQQRFSHRQRLKAAVHYTVGCLCQEVALDKQVQFSKQTIAAISEVTFRQCENFAKDLEMFARHSGDCFCPLRRHAKRSTVTTEDVKLLARRSNSLLKYITEKNEEIAQLNLERKAKKKRKPEDENRDFMELDADVVGSDS, from the exons ATGGAGGAGGCGGAGGCTGAGGAGCAGCAGCGGTTCTCTCACCGGCAG AGGCTGAAGGCAGCAGTTCACTACACAGTCGGCTGTCTTTGCCAGGAAGTTGCGTTGGATAAACAGGTGCAGTTCAGCAAGCAGACCATTGCAGCCATCTCGGAGGTGACTTTTCGACAGTGCG AAAATTTTGCCAAAGACCTTGAAATGTTTGCCAG ACACTCTGGTGACTGCTTCTGCCCTCTCCGCAGACATGCAAAAAGAAGCACAGTCACCACTGAGGACGTGAAGCTCTTAGCCAGGCGGAGTAATTCACTG CTAAAATACATCACCGAGAAAAATGAAGAGATTGCTCAGCTTAACCTAGAGCGAAAGGCCAAGAAGAAACGGAAGCCAGAGGATGAGAACAGGGACTTCATGGAGCTGGATGCTGATGTGGTAGGAAGTGACAGTTAA
- the Cort gene encoding cortistatin: protein MGGYSARDKWLSAFGLLLLLLWGTAASTIPLGSGPTGQDSVVSTDASKGKGNGLLTLLTWWHEWTSQASSSALVGADASKVSKRQESPPLQQPPRQDKKPCKNFFWKTFSSCK from the exons ATGGGTGGCTACAGTGCCAGAGACAAGTGGCTGTCAGCCTtcgggctgctgctgctgctgctctggggAACCGCAGCCTCCACCATTCCCCTGGGGAGTGGTCCCACTGGCCAGGACAGCGTGGTGAGTACA GATGCTTCCAAAGGCAAGGGAAATGGCCTCCTGACTCTCCTCACTTGGTGGCATGAGTGGACCTCCCAAGCCAGCTCCAGCGCCCTGGTTGGAGCAGATGCCAGCAAGGTGTCTAAGCGGCAGGAAAGCCCACCTCTCCAGCAGCCCCCGCGCCAAGATAAAAAGCCCTGCAAGAACTTCTTCTGGAAAACCTTCTCCTCTTGCAAATAA